The DNA window AGATCGAGATGGTCCCGGGCTGGAGCAACACCATGTACCTGCAAGCGGACGAGCCGGGCGAGTACTTCGGCAAGTGCGCGGAGTTCTGCGGGCTCCAGCACGCCAACATGGAGTTCTTAGTGATCGCGCAGAGCCGGGACGACTTCGCGGCTTGGCTCGAGCTTCAAGCGCAGGAGGCGACCGAGCCCGAGACGGCGCTGGCGAGGAGGGGCCTCGAGGTCTTCGTGAGCACCCCCTGCGCGCTCTGCCACACGATTCGCGGCGCCTCGGAGGCGGCCGTCGAGGTCGGCCCCGACCTCACCCACTTGGTCAGCCGCCGCACCCTGGCGGCCAGGATGCTCGAGAACAACCGCGGCAACTTAGGCGGCTGGATCGCCGATCCTCAGGGCCTCAAGCCGGGCAACACTATGCCGGCGATCAACTTGCCATCAGAGGACTTCATCGCGCTCCTCGACTACTTGGATACCTTGCGCTGAGCGGTGCGCGTTCAGGTCAGGTCAAGCCGTGCCCGCCAGAAAGCGCTCGCCCTGGCACCGACGAGTTTTGCAGTTCCCTCGTAACGACGGGCGACGGCCCTGGCAGCCTCGAGATAGCGGCCACCCTCCTCCGTTCGGGCAAGGGCGACCAGAGCGCCGAGGGTCATGCCCACGGCGGAAGACAGCTCGTGATCCACCACGTCTTGCGTCTCGACAGGGCTGCCCGGCCTGTCCGACAAGGTGCCCGTGCGCGCGTCCAGGTAGCTCGTCAGGACTGCATCGGCTGCTCGCCGCGCCGCCTCCAGGTGCTCTTCGCCTGGGTGTCCAGACGCCCCCGTCAGGCGGTGGGCGGCAAGACAGGCCAGACAGACGGACGCCTGATCCTCGAGCCACCCCTCTCCCGCCGTGCGGACGTAACCCGAGGACGCGTCAAAAGGCCGAGCCACGAGCGCCTCGAGGAGCCGAAACAAGGCTTCGTGAGGGAACTCGAGGCCGCATCCTGCCGCCTCGAGCAGCCAGCGCAGGCTCTCTGCTTGCCAACTGAGCGCCTGCGCGGTCACCAGCTCCGGAGACCGCCGCTGGGCGCGGATGAGGCCGAGCTGCGCCTTGCCCGCCTCGAGGCGCGCTCGAGCGAGTTCCGGCTCGAGCCCTCGCGCCGCCATCGCCTCCGGCTCGAGGGCGCGGTAGAGGACTTGCGGCGAGGGATGGGGCGTGAGGTGGAAGTGCAGGCCGAGCACCTGGACGAGGGCGGGCTCCAAGCTGCTCATGACTTCCTCGGAGGTCCAGGTGTAGTAACGGGTGTCGGAGGCGAGGGCAATGACCCCGTTCTCGAGGCTGGCCAGGGCGAAGCGTGCGGCGCCCTCGGCGACTTCGGCGAAGTCGGGTCGGTCAAAGAGCGTCGCGGCGCGGGCGTAGACGGCAGCCAGCCCGGCGTTGACCGGCACCGGCTTCTCGAAGTGCGGCACGACCCAGCGCGCGTCGCGCGCGCAGCGGTGAAAGCTGCCGCCGAGCTGGTCGAGTAGGCCTCCTTTGGTCATGCCCTCCAGGGTCTTGAGGAGGTGGTCGCGCGCGGGCGCAAAACCTCGCTCGGCAGCCCCCAGCAGCAGCCAGAGCAGCGGCACGTTGGGGTGCTTGGGAAGCT is part of the Deinococcota bacterium genome and encodes:
- a CDS encoding c-type cytochrome, with protein sequence IEMVPGWSNTMYLQADEPGEYFGKCAEFCGLQHANMEFLVIAQSRDDFAAWLELQAQEATEPETALARRGLEVFVSTPCALCHTIRGASEAAVEVGPDLTHLVSRRTLAARMLENNRGNLGGWIADPQGLKPGNTMPAINLPSEDFIALLDYLDTLR
- a CDS encoding DUF255 domain-containing protein, yielding LALVLGRDEALRRCIRASFMPVLLDPWERPDLAARLRLASVALTGTAGPPLLALLTHEGLPFLSYPCMWPEGREPYPSLLSLLRSVSESYGERRDALALEARALQAGASGGSAFTSFQGFWEGAKGELDGRHGGLRELPKHPNVPLLWLLLGAAERGFAPARDHLLKTLEGMTKGGLLDQLGGSFHRCARDARWVVPHFEKPVPVNAGLAAVYARAATLFDRPDFAEVAEGAARFALASLENGVIALASDTRYYTWTSEEVMSSLEPALVQVLGLHFHLTPHPSPQVLYRALEPEAMAARGLEPELARARLEAGKAQLGLIRAQRRSPELVTAQALSWQAESLRWLLEAAGCGLEFPHEALFRLLEALVARPFDASSGYVRTAGEGWLEDQASVCLACLAAHRLTGASGHPGEEHLEAARRAADAVLTSYLDARTGTLSDRPGSPVETQDVVDHELSSAVGMTLGALVALARTEEGGRYLEAARAVARRYEGTAKLVGARASAFWRARLDLT